From Hypanus sabinus isolate sHypSab1 unplaced genomic scaffold, sHypSab1.hap1 scaffold_168, whole genome shotgun sequence, one genomic window encodes:
- the LOC132387270 gene encoding complement C1r-B subcomponent-like → MSEYPADLLEPPPEGRRRPAPSAMPHWAPDGPWALLGPRNWRQPGIARWSLLVSVLALVTSSHGSSMFGEITSPGYPSSYPNKNQSEWTIGVPLGYRVQLHFRHFQLEPSQDCVYDRLKVSSGGKALGVFCGNDDSNVGNPPRGQILTSTGNTMKLEFQSDFSNEGKFLGFLLYYEAIDVDECSVQEGSVPMCEHLCHNTLGSYQCACRRGYQLRDDGRSCQVQCQEFFNELSGELMSPEYPSPYPSNLQCNYSIRVEEGFSIALEFKGVFEIEDHPEVKCPYDNMM, encoded by the exons ATGTCTGAATACCCGGCAGATCTCCTCGAACCGCCGCCGGAGGGCAGACGCCGGCCAGCCCCCTCGGCGATGCCGCACTGGGCTCCGGACGGACCCTGGGCGCTGCTGGGGCCCAGGAACTGGCGGCAGCCGGGCATCGCACG GTGGTCCCTGCTGGTCTCGGTGTTGGCCCTTGTGACCAGTAGCCATGGCAGCTCCATGTTTGGGGAGATTACCTCGCCTGGCTACCCATCCTCCTATCCCAACAAGAACCAGAGCGAATGGACGATCGGCGTGCCCCTCGGCTATCGGGTCCAGCTGCACTTCCGCCACTTCCAGCTGGAGCCGTCCCAGGACTGTGTGTACGATCGGCTCAAG GTCAGCTCCGGGGGGAAAGCTCTCGGCGTCTTCTGTGGCAATGACGACTCCAACGTCGGCAACCCACCCAGGGGTCAGATCCTGACATCCACTGGGAACACCATGAAGCTGGAATTCCAGTCAGACTTTTCCAATGAGGGGAAATTCCTTGGATTCCTGCTTTACTATGAAGCGATTG ATGTGGACGAGTGCTCTGTTCAAGAGGGGTCGGTCCCCATGTGTGAACATCTGTGTCACAACACACTCGGCAGCTACCAATGTGCATGCCGCCGCGGATACCAGCTTCGGGACGACGGCAGGAGCTGCCAAG TGCAGTGCCAGGAATTCTTCAACGAGCTGTCAGGAGAGCTGATGAGCCCAGAGTATCCATCACCCTATCCATCCAACCTCCAGTGCAATTACAGTATCCGCGTGGAGGAGGGATTCTCCATTGCCCTTGAGTTCAAGGGTGTTTTCGAGATTGAAGATCACCCAGAGGTGAAGTGCCCCTACGACAACATGATG